The Pseudomonas pergaminensis nucleotide sequence GCAGTCCGTAACGTTCAAGCGTCCAGACGGTGCCGAGGTCAATGGCTACCTGGCCAGCCCTGCTGTACTGGACGGGGCGCCGGCCATCGTATTGATTCAGGAGTGGTGGGGGCTTAACGAGCAGATCAAGGGCGTGGCCATTCGCCTGGCCGAGTGCGGTTACCGGGTATTGGTACCGGACCTTTATCGCGGCGCTTCCACAGTGGAAGAGGAAGAAGCCCACCACCTGATGGATAGCCTGGATTTCAGTGATGCGGTGTCCCAGGACATAAAAGGCGCGGTGCGCTACCTGCAGGCCGACTCGAGGAAAGTCGGCGTGACTGGCTACTGCATGGGCGGGGCATTGACGCTGTTGGCGCTCAATGCCATTCCGGAACTGGCCGCGGGTGTGGTCTGG carries:
- a CDS encoding dienelactone hydrolase family protein, which codes for MSNQATAQSVTFKRPDGAEVNGYLASPAVLDGAPAIVLIQEWWGLNEQIKGVAIRLAECGYRVLVPDLYRGASTVEEEEAHHLMDSLDFSDAVSQDIKGAVRYLQADSRKVGVTGYCMGGALTLLALNAIPELAAGVVWYGFPPLEYLDAAKIKAPLIGHWGTQDAFFNIETVAELESTLHAAGVDATFYRYLARHAFANETAIGHGRIPDTQYDAAWSQLAWDRTLTFFGKTLWQA